In one window of Ruminococcus hominis DNA:
- a CDS encoding AraC family transcriptional regulator has translation MFEHIYFFTHQTDGENQDVLKDEAYQKMVKMYHLPSAKDTSFCIDGKSRYLLQHPLSLEKQKYLMYLQSFSYMDTGASYYTKRSNYPSILLLYTYEGIGELIYRGQRYTLRKGDGFVIDCREAQFYKTMGNHWCHSDLHFWGGQSALFYNENFANKPPVFHCTQQKSFQTQLEKILRMQNEPVINRDFYISFELEKMLFYILECLKEFHNTEEIPDTISLLQNYLEHHFAQDITLEAMAGFTGISKYHLCRQFKKYTGFSPREYLIHLRLLQAQMLLQSTEIPCYKIGIMVGFANEANFIQHFKKAFDMTPGEYRNTIKN, from the coding sequence ATGTTTGAACATATTTATTTCTTTACTCATCAGACAGATGGAGAAAATCAGGATGTGCTGAAAGATGAAGCTTATCAGAAAATGGTGAAAATGTACCATCTTCCTTCGGCAAAAGACACATCATTCTGTATTGATGGAAAATCCCGTTATCTTCTGCAGCATCCACTGTCCCTGGAAAAGCAAAAATACTTAATGTATCTACAGTCTTTTTCTTATATGGACACTGGAGCTTCTTACTATACGAAACGCAGTAATTACCCATCCATTCTGCTACTGTATACCTATGAGGGAATAGGGGAACTGATTTACAGGGGACAGCGTTATACATTGCGAAAAGGAGACGGTTTTGTCATCGACTGCAGAGAAGCACAATTCTACAAAACCATGGGCAATCACTGGTGCCATTCTGATCTGCACTTTTGGGGAGGTCAATCTGCGCTTTTTTACAACGAAAATTTTGCAAATAAACCACCTGTATTTCACTGCACACAGCAAAAATCTTTTCAAACACAATTAGAGAAGATTCTGAGAATGCAAAACGAACCGGTGATCAATCGTGATTTTTATATTTCTTTTGAATTGGAGAAAATGCTCTTTTATATTTTAGAATGCCTGAAAGAATTTCATAATACTGAAGAAATACCTGATACGATCAGTCTTCTTCAAAATTACCTGGAACATCATTTTGCGCAGGATATTACGTTAGAAGCCATGGCAGGTTTTACAGGAATCAGTAAATATCATTTATGCAGGCAATTCAAGAAATATACAGGCTTTTCTCCCAGAGAATATCTCATACATCTGCGGTTGCTTCAGGCACAGATGTTATTGCAGTCTACGGAAATTCCCTGTTATAAAATCGGGATTATGGTGGGATTTGCAAATGAAGCAAATTTTATTCAGCATTTTAAAAAAGCATTTGATATGACCCCCGGAGAATACCGGAATACGATAAAAAATTGA
- a CDS encoding bifunctional 4-hydroxy-2-oxoglutarate aldolase/2-dehydro-3-deoxy-phosphogluconate aldolase — MENIYLKIKEIGIIPVVVLDQAEDAAPLAKALCDGGIPCAEVTFRTQAAEEAIREMSEKYPQMLVGAGTVLTTDQVNRAVEAGAKFIVSPGLNPTVVDYCVKRGIPIIPGCSTPSDVEVAMEFGLSVVKFFPAEPAGGLNYIKAISAPYSNIRFMPTGGINPKNVSSYLECPAILACGGSWMVKKDLICEGKYDEIEKLVREAVELVSEARKKLK, encoded by the coding sequence ATGGAGAATATTTATTTAAAAATTAAAGAAATAGGAATTATACCGGTTGTTGTTCTGGATCAGGCAGAAGATGCTGCTCCGCTTGCGAAAGCTTTGTGTGATGGTGGAATTCCATGTGCCGAAGTTACATTCAGAACACAAGCAGCAGAAGAGGCTATCCGTGAGATGTCGGAAAAATATCCTCAGATGCTTGTTGGTGCCGGAACTGTACTTACAACAGATCAGGTAAACAGAGCAGTTGAAGCGGGAGCAAAATTCATTGTCAGCCCGGGCTTAAATCCTACAGTCGTAGATTATTGTGTGAAACGAGGAATTCCGATCATTCCCGGATGTTCTACACCAAGTGATGTAGAAGTAGCTATGGAGTTTGGGCTTAGCGTTGTGAAATTTTTCCCGGCAGAACCGGCAGGTGGACTGAATTATATTAAAGCAATTTCAGCTCCGTATTCTAATATAAGATTCATGCCGACAGGTGGGATCAATCCAAAGAATGTAAGTAGTTATTTAGAGTGTCCGGCAATTCTTGCATGCGGCGGAAGCTGGATGGTGAAAAAGGATCTGATCTGTGAAGGAAAATATGATGAAATTGAAAAACTGGTCCGTGAAGCGGTAGAACTCGTTTCAGAGGCAAGGAAGAAATTAAAATAG
- a CDS encoding sugar kinase gives MAKVVTLGEIMLRLSPPGNQRFGQAQLFDVCYGGAEANVAASLAQFGHQAVFLSKLPDHPLGDAAIGQLQKVGVDCSQIARGGKRLGIYFLENGASVRPSSVIYDRQDSAITEAKAEEFNFESVFKNADLFHVSGITPVLSKDTSLLTLEALKKAKKYGVTTSFDLNYRARLWTEDIEGKQKSLAEMMKYVDICFGNARDAAKCLGYSVPGVDLIDGDYSICVNEENMKKVLEKYQLKCLITTLRKSISASDNTLSAAVCSEEGLYTGSSYPLHIVDRVGGGDSFAAGFLHGYLSKMSISDALEFAIAASAIKHTMPGDINYTTEKEVLALMNSDGSGRVQR, from the coding sequence ATGGCAAAGGTTGTTACACTTGGAGAAATCATGTTGAGACTTTCTCCTCCCGGAAATCAGAGATTTGGACAGGCACAGTTATTTGATGTCTGTTATGGAGGTGCAGAGGCAAATGTCGCAGCATCACTTGCGCAATTTGGCCATCAGGCTGTATTTCTTTCCAAACTTCCAGATCATCCGCTTGGTGATGCTGCAATTGGACAGCTGCAGAAAGTCGGCGTAGATTGCTCACAGATTGCTCGAGGAGGAAAGCGTCTGGGAATTTATTTTCTTGAAAACGGAGCATCTGTCCGTCCGTCAAGCGTCATATATGACAGACAGGATTCTGCGATTACAGAGGCAAAGGCAGAAGAATTTAATTTTGAAAGCGTATTTAAAAATGCAGATTTATTTCATGTATCAGGAATCACCCCGGTCCTTAGTAAGGATACATCGTTACTTACACTAGAAGCTTTGAAAAAAGCAAAAAAGTATGGAGTTACGACATCTTTTGATTTGAATTACAGAGCGAGACTTTGGACAGAAGATATTGAAGGAAAGCAGAAATCTCTTGCAGAAATGATGAAGTATGTAGACATCTGTTTTGGAAATGCAAGAGATGCAGCAAAATGTCTCGGATATTCAGTTCCGGGAGTGGATCTGATTGACGGAGATTATAGTATCTGTGTAAATGAAGAAAATATGAAAAAAGTGTTGGAAAAATATCAGTTGAAGTGCCTGATCACGACATTGAGAAAAAGTATCAGTGCTTCTGATAATACATTATCAGCAGCAGTATGCAGCGAAGAAGGACTCTATACAGGAAGTTCGTATCCACTTCATATTGTTGACCGCGTAGGTGGAGGTGATTCCTTCGCAGCAGGATTTCTACATGGATATCTTTCTAAAATGAGTATTTCGGATGCACTGGAATTTGCCATTGCAGCATCTGCGATTAAACATACAATGCCGGGGGATATCAATTATACGACGGAAAAAGAAGTACTGGCACTTATGAACAGTGATGGAAGTGGAAGAGTGCAGAGATAG